The Prionailurus bengalensis isolate Pbe53 chromosome E2, Fcat_Pben_1.1_paternal_pri, whole genome shotgun sequence region GCCAATGGCACGGTTGTTGCCATGGCAGGTGCGGACTGCCAAGCTCAGCTCAGCCGGCCCCGCCCGCCGGGGCTCCGCCGACCGGGGCGGGCCtccagggtggggggcgggacgCCTGGGTCCCCAGGGGCGGGTGGCTGCGCGGGGAGGGGCCGGCGGGGCGAGGGTtaacccacccctcccccgtcCACCTGCTTTCCCCTTCCCCCGCGTGCCCCGGGCTGACCCTcgttccctcttctccccacccccggcggcggcggctgctgctgTTGTCACCCACCGGGCCGCCTGTCCCGCTTGCCCTCCCCGCCGCGGGGCTTGCCGGGCCGGCCGGGCCGGGACAGGCGGCCGTCTCCTCTCTGCCACCGCCGCCGCCATGCTGGCTGCTCGCCCACCCCACTGGGGGCCCCACCGCGCCCCAGCCCCCCGTGGGCCCCGCGCCAGCCCTGACCCGGGTAGGGGGTGGGTGCTTGGAGAGAAGGTCCTGCCGTGGGAGGGCCCCGGGGAAGAGGTTGTTTCTCGGGCGAGGGGCGGGGGAGCtccaagagagaggagggatcGTGGAGTGGCAAGGCTTGGCATAGAAGAAAGGGAGTGCCATGGGAGAAGGCCTGTGGGGAGAGGATTTTGGTGTGACAGGTACTCTGTGAGGGGAGAACTCTATGTGATATTTGGGGAATTTGGTTCTGGGGGCCTTCTAGGAATTGGCACAGTTGTGTATTGACCCTGGTGTAGAGAAGAGTAACTGGAGAAAGGGCCCTGGTAGAAATCTtggatgggaggaggaggggaagatcCAGTGTAGGGGAAAGAAGGGCGAGGGAAGAGAAGCCTCCTTGCTCCCATCAGGGAAAGTGAGCCTTGCTTCTGAGGGGGACCATGAAGTAATACAGAGAAGAGCCCCGATGTGCCACGGGAGCAACTACCTGGAGCAGTGGTCCCTGGTGTGGGAGGAAATGTTATAGGGAAGAGGTCTTGGCATGATACGGGGTGGgtcccctggggggtgggggctggtggaTGGGAATGCCATGGGGTGGGACTCTGTTGTATGGAGATAACCCTATAGAACAGGTTAATCTTGGTGTGGTCCCCAGGACCCTGATGTGGTTTTAGGGGCCTGCAGAGGACTCTGTCGTGGGTTTGGAGGGGGCCCAGAGTTGTCTCATGTGGTTTGGGGGGATCCTAGAGCTCTCTGGATTGAGGGATCTACTGGGAAGGGTAGATCTTGAAGTGGAGGGACCTTGCTGTGATACGAGGAGATCCTGATGATCAGGGAAGGCTGCAGGAGGGCAAGATCTTGTGTGAGGGGGCGTCGGGGAGGGCCATAAGTAGAAATGGGAAGCGAACAGTGAATCCTACTCTCTATACTGTCTGTggtttctatctttttcttttcctccccccaATTATTGgtgtctttctgttctttcttgtcATGGTCTATATCCCTGCCTGGATTGCAATCATTCCCTTTCACGTGTTCCCCTCTTTGTGCCACCTACTTCATTTATTTGGTAATCATCTGCTGAGGGACTCCGCTgtgctcccacccccaccacttctctctgtcccttctcatTACCACCTGttgctctttttctcctctccctgtgccctgcCTTCTTTCTGATGTCTACCTCTTTCCTGCTTCGTACTGTCCCATACATCCCCTTGTTCCATGTTgttcccctgcctcctgcctgctcTCAGGTCTCAGCGGCGGTGGCAGCCGAGGTGCAGGATGCGAGAAGGCGCCCCCCGGCCGGGCTCCCGCTCCAGGCCTCGCTCCCCTGCGGCCCTCTGAGCCCACCATGGCCGTCCCACCAGGCCATGGTCCCTTCTCTGGCTTCCCAGGGCCCCAGGAGCACACGCAGGTATGCTTTCAGCTGGCTCCTTACCTGCCTGGGGTagggggaggctggggacagaAGGGTCTGGGGGGTGAAAGATAGTTTGGTTGCCCAAAACGGTTTCCTTGGGGCATGAAGGGTCCATCTGGAGTGGAAAATAATAGAGGAGTTGCTGGCAGAATCTGTTTAgagagcctgggttcaaatcctgacatGGTGGTTAAATTACTTAGGTTCTCCCTGCTTCAGTTTTCTAgaattctgtaaaatggagccagtaatgatacctacctcacagggttgttgtgagaattaaacaagttaatgaaatgcacataaaatgctgagaacagtgcctggcacgttgaaaacactcaataaatgttcactaaGGAAAAAAGTTCCAGAGTgaaagatgggggagggaggtggggtgaAAGTGGGTGAAGGTTGAACCCAAAGGATCCTGGACCCAGCAGCACCTTAGGGTGCAGAGTAGAGACATTCAGGGGTAGAGACTGTTTAAGGCTCTGAAATGTGGAGCTTGCAGTGGGACGGAGTAGAAGATCAAGGGTGCTGGATCCTGAAACACTGGGCAAAAATGGTGCAGAGTTGGGGGTGAGGGATGAGAAGACTCAACGGGACAAGGGTAAGGCAAGAAGTGAGCCCTCAAGATGGGACACCCAGAATGGAGGGTCTCTTGGACGGAGGGTCTGCAAAGGGCAGAGCCCATGTTTTCTGTCTGGTCTCTCCCACTGAGGTTCGGAAAGGAGTAAAGGTGTGGGATGGAAAGTGAGGGGTAAACAGTTCCCCATTCATTCACTCGGCAAATCTCTAATGACTGTCCGCTATGTGCCAGGTCCTGCTCCTGGCACCGGAAATGCAGCAAGAACCAGAGAGTCTCTGCCCTTGGGGAATTTCTATCCTAGTGGGGTTGTCACATGATGACCGAGTAACTATGTGCGTGTGTAACCACGATGACCCAGCCACCCATACAGCTCTCcctctggaggtcagaagtgcACGCCTGTCCTCAGTGCCCACCCCTCGCCCTGCCCTGCAGGTATTGCCTGATGTGCGGCTGTTGCCACGGAGGCTGCCCTTGGCCTTTCGGGATGCGACCTCAGCCCCGCTGCGCAAGCTCTCCGTGGACCTCATTAAGACCTACAAGCACATCAATGAGGTGGGCGGGGGCCCGGCTGGGTGCTGAGGGGTCCTGGCTGCCAGCACAGGTCACTCAGCAGTCCTTATCTGCTGGCCGGCTGGGCAGGTATACTATGCGAAGAAGAAGCGGCGGGCCCAGCAGGCGCCACCTCAGGACTCGAGCaccaagaaggagaaaaaggtcCTGAACCATGGTTATGACGATGACAACCACGACTACATTGTGCGCAGTGGCGAGCGCTGGCTGGAGCGCTACGAGATTGACTCACTCATTGGCAAAGGCTCCTTTGGCCAGGTGTGGGACGCACACCCTGACCCAGGGATTGGGGGGTGTGGGCACCCACTGGTATTGACACACAGAAAAGTGGTGCTTTGTTCTGtcccccatcccccttcccatcccctcctccccatcccccacccccattcctcaCTTTGTGACATGTCCTGCCCTGGCAGGTGGTGAAAGCCTATGATCATCAGACCCAGGAGCTGGTGGCCATCAAGATCATCAAGAACAAAAAGGCCTTCCTGAACCAGGCCCAGATTGAGCTGCGGCTGCTGGAGCTGATGAACCAGCACGACACAGAGATGAAGTACTACATAGGTGAGGCCTGGGGCAGCCATACACCCAGTACAGGATGGGGCTAGTGTCTTCAGGGCAGGCTCTGGTCTGTAATTCCCTGACATCAGTGATTCTCTTGCCACCTTCATGATTTCTGACCTATTCCCAGCATAGTGCTGACCAGAATTTATTGGGTGCTCACCAAGGGTCAGGCTTGTTGCAAGCACACGTTGAATCAACTGGTTTCAGTATGACTACAGCCCTGGGGGGAAGGGGCATCATGGCCCACAGCTTGGAGTAGAAAAGGAAGTATTCGGGCGCTATCACTTGCCAAAGGCCACCGAGTTTGTACTCAGTGGAGCTATAATGTCACCAGGCAGTGGACTCCAGGGCCTTTACTCCTGACGTCTGTGTcagtctttttcctctttcccacacTGATTCCTCTTAGAAAAAGCAAGAGTAGATTAGAGAGTGTGTTTCTTGAAATACATATGGTTACAGTAAATGGAAAGCGAGTGTCCTCtgccacaaaaataaacagaactgaGACTAAAACAACGTTACAAAATTAAGGAAACGGCGAAGGGTATTAAAGACCCATCAGCACCAAAGAGAAACGTTCTCTTTCATTTATCAGGAAGTTGGAGAgagacttgaaaaaaatgaacttctctTAATCAAGAAAATCTTTTTCTTGACGTGAATCAAGTTACAGACCGAATGAAAACACCCTGACCAGCAGCTGCCTCCCGTGGGCACACCACTATCTGTCCGGTGCTCACACGGCAGAGTCACAGATCTGCTTGTGGCCTCTCTCCCTATTACCGTGTGTCCCTGGCTGCCACTGGCCCTCTCTGAGGCTCCGCTTCACCAGCGGCCcatttctgcctccttccccgCAGTGCACCTGAAGCGGCACTTCATGTTTCGGAACCACCTGTGCCTGGTGTTCGAGCTGCTTTCCTACAACCTGTACGACCTCCTGCGCAACACGCACTTCCGCGGAGTCTCGTTGAACCTGACGCGGAAGCTGGCGCAGCAGCTCTGCACAGCGCTGCTCTTCCTGGCCACGCCTGAGCTCAGCATCATTCACTGCGACCTCAAGCCCGAGAACATCCTGCTCTGCAATCCCAAGCGTAGCGCCATCAAGATCGTGGACTTCGGCAGCTCCTGCCAGCTTGGCCAGCGGGTGCGGCGCGGCACGGCCCGCCCCGGGGGCGGGGCTCGCGGCGTGGgtgtggcaggggcgggggcaccAGTGGCTGGAGCCCGAGGGGCGGAGCTAGGCTGGGATGGGGTTGCAGGGCCCAGCCTGAAGTGGCCTGGCGGGTGCCTGAAGGGTAGTATGGGGATGAGGTGTTGGCGGTATGCagtgtaagggggggggggggggggtggttggatGGGGGGGTAAAAAAGTGCCACAGGATGTAGTTCCCAGTAGGAAACGAAGCGTGAGGCCTGAGGAGGCAGGGCCAGTGTTGAGGCTGCCAGATGTGGGCAGAGTGAAGTTGGGTTGGCTTTGAGCTTGGAGTGATGCTTTGCTAAGTTGTTTGCCCTGTGCCCTTAAGAGGGGACCGGTGCTTTAGTTTTACAGCTTCGTGTGAGCAGACATTTGAGATGGCTTGGAAAGGGTCTGGACTGCGGGGGTGGGAAGGGCCTGGGCTTGCAGACTGCCAGCCTCTGATGATCAGGGTCAGGCTTTGGGATGGAGATCAGGGTGAGACTAGGTCAGCAGAGACTTCTGAGGCTGGTGAATAAGATGATGGTAGTGGCTCCTGGAAAGCAGGGGTGCTGGTAACATCCAAGTTTGGAACCTCCGTCCCGGTTTTGGTGAAAGGAAGCTTGTCTCAGCTTTGGGTATGGCCATGGCACCACTAGGGGAGGCTGGGACCTCTGACCGCTGCCTTCTTCCCTGCTCCGCCCCCCAGATCTACCAGTACATCCAGAGCCGCTTCTATCGGTCGCCTGAGGTGCTTCTGGGCACACCCTACGACCTGGCCATTGATATGTGGTCCCTGGGCTGCATCCTGGTGGAGATGCACACTGGAGAGCCCCTCTTCAGTGGCTCCAATGAGGTGTGCTCCCGAGGAGGGGGTGTGCTGGAGGGGACAGAGGCCTGGTTGGCCTGATGACCCTGACTGCCCACCTGACTGCTCCACAGGTGGACCAGATGAACCGGATTGTGGAGGTGCTGGGCATCCCACCAGCCCCCATGCTGGACCAGGCACCCAAGGCTCGCAAGTACTTTGAACGGCTGCCTGGGGGTGGCTGGACCCTACGAAGGACAAAGGAACTCAGGAAGGTGCGGCCCCTGCCCCACGCCGCTCCTCCCACCCTGGTGGCCCCTCACTCTCTCACACTTGgggcttcctctctccctgcttcctctcccttgtgtctttcccttccttcctctcccccttgtCTGTCCTCTCCTTCGtcccagcccaccccccctcccccgtctctcCTACCCACCCCACAACTCTTCTTAGCTTCTCtccttccactttctctcttgtgcctctgtttccccgtgtgtgtctccctgcccctcctgcccactgACGGCCACTCTcttgccccccctcccaccccctccctgccaggaTTACCAGGGCCCCGGGACACGGCGGCTGCAGGAGGTGCTGGGCGTGCAGACGGGCGGGCCCGGGGGCCGGCGGGCGGGGGAGCCGGGCCACAGCCCCGCCGACTACCTCCGCTTCCAGGACCTGGTGCTGCGCATGCTGGAGTATGAGCCCGCCGCCCGCATCAGCCCACTGGGGGCTCTGCAGCACGGCTTCTTCCGCCGCACGGCTGATGAGGCCACCAACACGGGCCCGGCAGGCAGCAGTGCCTCCACCTCGCCCGCACCCCTTGatacctgcccctcctccagcacCGCCAGCTCCATCTCCAGCTCTGGTGGGTGCCCAGTGCCAGGTGGGCTAGAACAGGAGGGTGGGCAACATGGGTTTGGCCTGACCTGGGGGACCTTGCCACTGGGCCTTCATCTAGAGCTTTGAAATTGTGGGATCCTGGACTCCGGAACGGGTGGGGCAAGAGAGCTCTGCCTGGCTGTGACCTGATCTCTGAAATTGCGCTTGGGCTCACACCTCTGAAACTGCTTCTGACTCTGAAAGCCAAAACTGAGCTCTGATCCTTAATCTCAGAATTGGGCCCATCCTTCAGATAGGCTCTGATCCCAAAGCCCAGGCGTGGGCCTGAGTCGCCAGCCAGACTCAGCCACCCGAAAACCCAGCCACCACCTCTCCTCACCCTAAGGCTTCTCCTCATTTCCTCCCCTGGCACTTCCAGGAGGCTCCAGCGGCTCCTCCAGTGACAACCGGACCTACCGATACAGCAACCGATATTGTGGGGGCCCCGGGCCCCCCATCACTGACTGTGAGATGAACAGCCCCCAGGTACTGGGGCCTTGGGGACCTGGGAGGTGGACAGTGGGTTATCTGGGCTTCAGGACCTGGGTCTCCATCACCCACTATTCCTCTGCTCCTTTAGGTCCCACCCTCCCAGCCGCTGCGCCCCTGGGCAGGGGGTGATGTGCCCCACAAGACACATCAGGCCCCTGCCTCCGCCTCGTCACTGCCAGGGGCCGGGGCCCAGTTACCCCCTCAACCCCGATGCCTTGGCCGTCCCCCATCACCaacctcaccaccacccccggAGCTGATGGATGTGAGCCTGGTGGGCGGCCCTCCGGACTGCTCCCCACCTCACCCGGCGCCTGCCCCCCAGCACCCGGCTGCCTCAGCCCTCCGGACTCGGATGACAGGAGGTCgtccacccctcccaccccccgatGACCCTGCCACTCTGGGGCCTCGCTTGGGCCTCCGTGGTGTACCCCAGAGCACGGCAGCCAGCTCAtgacccagccccctccctggggcccctcctgaagccaTACCCCCCATCTGGGGGCCCTGGGCTCCCATCCTCATCTCTCCCCTTGACTGGAATTGCTGCTACCCAGCTGGGGTGGGTGAGGCCTGCACTGattggggcctggggcagggggtcaAGGAGAGGGGTTTAGGCGCACCCTCCTCACTAAGGACTGGACCCttggccccctctcccccccccccttgttttctatttattgtacCAAAGACAGTGGTGGTCCGGTGTCGGGGGGAGACCCCCTTCACCCTAGGGCCctaggagggggtgggggcaggtaggGGGAGATGGCCTTGCTCCTCCTTGCTGTACCCCCCAGTAAAGAGCTTTCTCACATGCCTGCCTGAGAGTTTGCAAGGCCTCGGCTCCCCTCACCTGGCCCTCAGAGGCATGGTGGGGAACGGTGTTTGGGAGGGGGTGCCAGAAAAGCTCTGTCATGAGGGATGCATCCCTGGGGAAGTTATGGCTATTGGCGCAGACACGGGGCTGCAGGAAGTCTGGGGCTACGGAATCCTAGACAAGAGATCCTGGATAGGATCCTAGCCCATGTTTGTCTTTTCCGTGGTAAACACAGACCCTGAACGAGTACACGCCCAGCTGTGGCCTGTCTCTGGGAAACATCAGGATCTGCCCTAATAAGCCAGGGCTTCCACAGAGTCTGCACAGGAGTGGCTCCTTATGCCAGGCAGGCATCTAGTAGGTGCCGAATGCTTGCAGCAGGCCTTATTAATGCCATCTGGGGAATGGCAGGCAGGCAGTGTAAAGTACAgactctaccccacccccacccccatgtctgGTCTTACCCTTTGGAACCGTGACGGAGCAAAGCATTTTGAGATTCTCTGGCAGAAAGATATGCCCGGGGTTTCAGGTAAGTGGGTCTGTTTCCATAGCAATTTGGAAACTTAAGTCTCCCAACCGGCCAGTCAAGAGCCTCCTGATTCAAAGGTACCTACCGTCTCCCGCCATTGGGGCGCGGCGCTTCCTGGGAAATGGAGTTATACGTTGCAATCCCTGTTGCCGCTTTTCGTCAGGGGACTACAAAGACCAGAATTCTTTTCGCTCACGAGTTAGGGCCGGTCTCACGCAGCCAATCGGTAGTCAGAGGTGGACGGGGCCCGGATGCTTGAGGCGGGctgtagaaaaggaaaaagccGTGATTGGGTGGCGTTGGTCAGGCTGTTCGCCGGTGTTGAGTTCTGTCAGGCGTGCGGGAGGTGGGCCACTGTGCTGCTCCCCGAGACTGAGCAGGTTAGGCGTCCGCGGtcacagagcaggagggaggcgCTGAGGCCTGAAGCGGCCCCATCGCACAGAGCATCACCAGCCGCGGTGTCTGGCCCAGCTCACAGGAAGCCCCGGTCGGTAGGAGAGAAGCGTGGACGCCGTTACGGACCTGCGGGTGTTCGGGAGGGGGCGCAGTGTGGAACGCTGAGGGGACCCCAGACGAGGCACGGGTAGGGAACAttcccggaggaggaggaggaggagctgttTGAGCTGAGACCCGAAGACCGGATGTTTGGGGTGGCGGTGGTGCGGTGGTTTGCGCACAGGCAGCGACAAACAGCCTGTTGTGTGAATATGAACTGCGGGTGATGTGGTGTTGGAGAGCTAATTGAAAGTTCTGTATGAATTTGATCGTGGAAGATTTTGTTGGCCTGATTAGGTAGCTTGAATTTTGTCCTAAAGACATTGAGGAGCCACGAGAGGATTTCTAGAAGGGAAGGGGCATGGCCCAGTTTGCTGCCATCTAGGAATAGATTGATGGGAACGAGACTAGGGTCTGGGAGCCCAGGGTGGTGGTTGTGGCACGTTCCGAGGCAAGAGATGTTGGGGATGAACCAGGGCAGGAGTCTTGGCTGGGAGGGGAAAAAGGATGTTGGTGGGAGAGACGTCCAGAAGGCTGAGTTGACAGAATGTATGGCTTTACGGGCTGCGTGGAAGGGGGAGGCGGAGATGGGCGGGAAAGGGGTATCTCCAGCAGGtagaacagtatctggcataTTATAGAtgcttaataagaaaaaaattttttaatggatagTTCTAGGAGGCAGAGACTATTATGATCTCCATTTTGCAAACAAGGATGCTGAGCACAGAGAAGGTTAAGTAATTTAACCAAGATCACATAATTAGCAAGTGGAAGGCCCAAGATTGTGTGTGTGCTCGCGCATGTGTGCGCCATTGACTTAGCAACGTGCAAGATGAGCTTCGAGACATCATCAGGATCCAGTCGTGTAGGAATTTGGGATAAGTGTGGAAATGTATATCCCACATTTCAATATCCAGCCCAGAACCTCTCCCTGACCTGCTGACTGCCCACATGATACCTCCTCTCTCAAGATAGCTGTAGTCCTCTGGAGACCAAGGTATCTTGACCAAATTGAACTCTGGTCTTTTCCCCAAAACCTGTTCTTCCCACATTCTCAGTAAATGCCTCCTCCTTCATTGTCTTATATTCATGTCTGGTCCATCAGCAAATTCCTTCAAAGTGTATTCAGAACCTGATCCTTTCTTCCCACCTCCACTCTTGTCACCCTGGTCCTGTCCACTCTATACCCTGCCTAGACCATCACGGCAGCCTCCTCAGTGGTCTCTGTGCTCCCCACAGTCTTTCTCATATGCAGCAGGGTGACACTGAATACCTGTATCAGGTCACATTTCTCTCTTGCTCAGTACCCTCCTGTGGCTCTATCTCACACAGCAAATGCCAGTGTTCTTTCCATGGCCTTTGCAAGGCCCTTGATCCCTGCATGATCTGTCCCTGTTACTTCTCCACCTGGTCCTTTTACCctgctcactctgctccagctacactagcctcagggcctttgcacttcctCTCTTTACCTGGAACACTCTTCTCCAGATGTCAAGGCTCACCTTCATCTCCTTTAGTTTTTACTCAGATATCATCTCCTCCTTGAGAACTTCTTTGGTCACCCTTCTGGAACTATACTACTAACATTCATATATTAATTTCCCTTTAACTGTTCCGTAGCATTAATCATATCACTATTTGACTCACTGTATAGGTtatcttgtttattgtctgtctctcctctgcaCCCACAGCAGACCATAAacttcatgagggcaggggctTTTGTCTActtcatattttatctttaacatCTAGAAGAgctcttggcacatagtaggggctcagTAACAGTTTATTGAAGGGACGAGTCAGTGGGTGATTTCAGAATGTAGATCCTTACCCCGGCATCGCAGGGACTCTGCCCATCCCTCTTCCACAGAACTTCAGAGGACTGCCTTAAAATTTTCTGAGGTCTCAGACATTCAGCAAGGATTTCATCTTGCTTCTGCTTTGTGCTCAGCATCAGGAAcacagcagagaacaaaacagtTTCCCTGTTCCCCGAGAATTCACAGTGTCAGGGGTAGAGGTTCAAATCGTCAGCTAATCACACAGATatgaaattacaaagaaatgtaGAAAGTGCCATAAGAGCACTTGGCCAGAACCCTAATCTAGATCCTAGGAAGTGGAATTGAAGTGATGAAAGTGTAGGCATTAGGCACTCCAttaaaaggggtgtgtgtgtgtggtgtgtgtgggcgTGGGTGTGTGGTGGTCGGAGCCCAGAGGCTGATGGGGAGCAAGAAGCCTGGTAATGTGGACCCTGTAAGGAGTTGGGTCCTTAACCCCATGTATAATGGAGACTCTCAAAGAACTTTAAGCAGTGAGAGGAGGTGCCATCAGTTCTGTATGTTACAAGATCCCTCTGGCTGTCGTGTGGGGGAACTGACGATGGGGTTAAAGATTGAAGTAGTGAGACCTGTGAAAAGGCTGCTCTCCTGAGATTAAAATAGCCTCCTCTACCGAAGGCCACACATCTTTGTTTCTCCCATCAAGAAGTGGAGTCTCTCTGCCCTCTAATCTAGGCTGGCCCATGATTTGTCTTAACCAGTAGAGTGCAGTGGAAGTGTTGCTGTGCTGGTCGGGGACCTTAAGAGGCCCGCAGTACTGCTTTCACTTTCTTGGGCCCTGGGCTGCTTTACAAAGAAGTCCAGCTACTCCACTGGAGAGAGATGTGTACAGAGAGaggcccagccagcccccagctgTTCCGCTGTTTTAGCTGATGTGCAAGACAAGAGTGATGCCATCTTGGATGTTCTAGCCAAGTTCCCAGCTGACA contains the following coding sequences:
- the DYRK1B gene encoding dual specificity tyrosine-phosphorylation-regulated kinase 1B isoform X6, with protein sequence MAVPPGHGPFSGFPGPQEHTQVLPDVRLLPRRLPLAFRDATSAPLRKLSVDLIKTYKHINEVYYAKKKRRAQQAPPQDSSTKKEKKVLNHGYDDDNHDYIVRSGERWLERYEIDSLIGKGSFGQVVKAYDHQTQELVAIKIIKNKKAFLNQAQIELRLLELMNQHDTEMKYYIVHLKRHFMFRNHLCLVFELLSYNLYDLLRNTHFRGVSLNLTRKLAQQLCTALLFLATPELSIIHCDLKPENILLCNPKRSAIKIVDFGSSCQLGQRIYQYIQSRFYRSPEVLLGTPYDLAIDMWSLGCILVEMHTGEPLFSGSNEVDQMNRIVEVLGIPPAPMLDQAPKARKYFERLPGGGWTLRRTKELRKDYQGPGTRRLQEVLGVQTGGPGGRRAGEPGHSPADYLRFQDLVLRMLEYEPAARISPLGALQHGFFRRTADEATNTGPAGSSASTSPAPLDTCPSSSTASSISSSGGSSGSSSDNRTYRYSNRYCGGPGPPITDCEMNSPQVPPSQPLRPWAGGDVPHKTHQAPASASSLPGAGAQLPPQPRCLGRPPSPTSPPPPELMDVSLVGGPPDCSPPHPAPAPQHPAASALRTRMTGGRPPLPPPDDPATLGPRLGLRGVPQSTAASS